From a region of the Pan paniscus chromosome 19, NHGRI_mPanPan1-v2.0_pri, whole genome shotgun sequence genome:
- the LOC100977592 gene encoding ATP-sensitive inward rectifier potassium channel 12-like, with protein sequence MTRWKSLKAPGPHKSSPCQLVASRRRLSSPALAASFWRVQESGAEPPSQHSLRGPPCRRLPTSRPRQKQCPPFRPCVPAPQRHGAALPGASLGASQGPPTPGMTAASRANPYSIVLSEKDGLHLVIMSGANGFGNGKVHTRRRCRNRFVKKNGQCNIEFANMDEKSQRYLADMFTTCVDIRWRYMLLIFSLAFLASWLLFGVIFWVIAVAHGDLEPAEGRGRTPCVMQVHGFMAAFLFSIETQTTIGYGLRCVTEECPVAVFMVVAQSIVGCIIDSFMIGAIMAKMARPKKRAHTLLFSHNAVVALRDGKLCLMWRVGNLRKSHIVEAHVRVQLIKPRVTEEGEYIPLDQIDINVGFDKGLDRIFLVSPITILHEIDEASPLFGISRQDLETDDFEIVVILEGMVEATAMTTQARSSYLANEILWGHRFEPVLFEEKNQYKIDYSHFHKTYEVPSTPRCSAKDLVENKFLLPSANSFCYENELAFLSRDEEDEADGDQDGRSRDGLSPQARHDFDRLQAGGGVLEQRPYRRGSEI encoded by the exons ATGACCCGCTGGAAGTCCCTCAAGGCCCCTGGGCCACACAAATCCAGCCCCTGTCAGCTGGTGGCCTCACGCCGGCGTCTGAGTTCCCCGGCCCTGGCTGCTTCCTTCTGGAGGGTCCAGGAATCTGGGGCTGAGCCCCCTTCCCAGCACAGCCTCAGGGGTCCCCCCTGCCGCCGGCTCCCTACCTCCAGGCCCAGGCAGAAGCAGTGTCCACCATTCCGGCCCTGCGTCCCAGCTCCTCAGCGTCATG GAGCCGCCCTGCCTGGAGCTAGCCTGGGGGCGAGCCAGGGTCCCCCAACCCCCGGGATGACCGCGGCCAGCCGGGCCAACCCCTACAGCATCGTGTTATCGGAGAAGGACGGGCTGCACCTGGTCATCATGTCGGGCGCCAACGGCTTTGGCAACGGCAAGGTGCACACGCGGCGCAGGTGCCGCAACCGCTTCGTCAAGAAGAATGGCCAGTGCAACATTGAGTTCGCCAACATGGACGAGAAGTCACAGCGCTACCTGGCTGACATGTTCACCACCTGTGTGGACATCCGCTGGCGGTACATGCTGCTCATCTTCTCGCTGGCCTTCCTTGCCTCCTGGCTGCTGTTCGGCGTCATCTTCTGGGTCATCGCGGTGGCACACGGTGACCTGGAGCCGGCTGAGGGCCGTGGCCGCACACCCTGTGTGATGCAGGTGCACGGCTTCATGGCGGCCTTCCTCTTCTCCATCGAGACGCAGACCACCATCGGCTACGGGCTGCGCTGTGTGACGGAGGAGTGCCCGGTGGCCGTCTTCATGGTGGTGGCCCAGTCCATCGTGGGCTGCATCATCGACTCCTTCATGATTGGTGCCATCATGGCCAAGATGGCAAGGCCCAAGAAGCGGGCACACACGCTGCTGTTCAGCCACAATGCCGTGGTGGCCCTGCGTgacggcaagctctgcctcatgTGGCGTGTGGGTAACCTGCGCAAGAGCCACATTGTGGAGGCCCATGTGCGCGTGCAGCTCATCAAGCCGCGGGTCACCGAGGAGGGCGAGTACATCCCGCTGGACCAGATCGACATCAATGTGGGCTTCGATAAGGGCCTGGACCGCATCTTTCTGGTGTCGCCCATCACCATCCTGCATGAGATTGATGAGGCCAGCCCGCTCTTCGGCATCAGCCGGCAGGACCTGGAGACGGACGACTTTGAGATCGTGGTCATCCTGGAAGGCATGGTGGAGGCCACAGCCATGACCACCCAGGCCCGCAGCTCCTACCTGGCCAATGAGATCCTGTGGGGTCACCGCTTTGAGCCCGTGCTCTTCGAGGAGAAGAACCAGTACAAGATTGACTACTCGCACTTCCACAAGACATATGAGGTGCCCTCTACGCCCCGCTGCAGCGCGAAGGATCTGGTAGAGAACAAGTTCCTGCTGCCCAGCGCCAACTCCTTCTGCTACGAGAACGAGCTGGCCTTCCTGAGCCGTGACGAGGAGGATGAGGCGGACGGAGACCAGGACGGCCGAAGCCGGGACGGCCTCAGCCCCCAGGCCAGGCATGACTTTGACAGACTCCAGGCTGGTGGCGGGGTCCTGGAGCAGCGGCCCTACAGACGGGGGTCAGAGATCTGA